The genome window GTGTTCACGTATCTGGTCACGGTAGCCAGGAAGAGTTGAAACTGATGCTCAACCTTATGAAACCGAAATTCTTCTTGCCAATTCACGGTGAATTCCGTATGCAGCGTCGCCACGCGGTTCTTGCTGAATCTGTAGGCGTTGAACCGGAAAACATTTTCATCACGGACATCGGTGAAGTGATTGAAATTCAAGGTGGAGCAGCACGTAGAGCAGGTAAAGTCACTGCAGGTAACGTATTGATCGACGGCTTGGGTGTAGGCGATGTGGGTAACATTGTACTGCGTGACCGCAAATTGTTGTCACAAGATGGTATCCTTGTTGTCGTGGTAACACTGAGCAAACAGGATGGAAAAATTGTTTCCGGTCCTGACATCATCTCTCGCGGATTTGTGTATGTACGTGAATCGGAAGGACTTCTTGATGAGGCCAACCGGATCGTTAGCAGCACATTGCAGAAGTTGATGAGTGAGAACGTTAACGAGTGGGCTTCACTCAAAACAAATGTTAAAGATGCTTTGGGACGCTTCCTGTATGAACAAACTCGTCGTAGACCGATGATTTTGCCAATCATTATGGAAGTTTAAAATAGGCTAAACAAAAACATATATTCAGGCACACAGTCGCCCCTTCTCTACGAGTAATATTGGACGGTTCCTCGTAGAGAAGGGGCTTTTTTTGCGTTTTTCAGGAAGATCAGCAATATGGTCAATATGTAAGCAATTTGGATGTAGCGGGTATAAGGCGGCTGGAAAAATCCCCATACTAAGGAATACATTAAATGTTTCTGGAGAAGGGGATTAATGAAATGAATGAACGTATGAATGGCAAGCAGGCGTCAAAATCCAATCAACCGGAAGTTGAAGCGCCAGAGATTCCGATTCAAGAGGACAAGAACATCTCGCCCGTGACAGAGACGATTCAGCAATTTGGGCAGACACAGTCGCCGGCAGGTGAATCAAATATTTTCTGTATGACCATTATTGGACAGGTCGAAGGGCATCTGATTTTGCCGCCACAAAATAAAACAACAAAGTATGAGCATATCATTCCACAGCTGGTGGCTGCAGAGCAGAATCAGCGTATTGAAGGTATACTGATCATTTTGAACACGGTAGGTGGAGATGTAGAGGCCGGTCTGGCCATTGCAGAGATGATTGCTTCTCTAAGCAAACCTACGGTCACTGTGGTCATTGGAGGCGGACATAGCATTGGAGTGCCGATTGCTGTAGCTTCAACGTATTCCCTGATTGCCGGAAGTGCAACGATGACAATCCATCCCATACGGATGAACGGCCTTGTCATTGGTGTACCTCAGACGTTTGAGTATATGGAGAAAATGCAGGAGCGGGTTGTACGGTTCGTGACGTCTCATTCGAATATCTCGGAAGAGATGTTCAAAGAACTGATGTTTAAGACCGGTGAGTTGAACCGGGACATCGGCACAGCTGTAGGAAGCGCGGATGCAGTGAAATATGGATTGATGGATGCGGTAGGCGGAATTGGACAAGCTATTGCTCAGTTAAATCAGCTCATAGGAGACAAGAGACAGACGCTGCAAGCGGGAGGTTATACCCAATGACGTTATATACAGTGATGCCCCCTGAACAACTCTGGTCAGGAATGTGGAAAGAGGGCGAAGATACAAGAGAAATCAAGATGAATGGTTTATTAATGCAGGTGAGGCCTGTAAATGACAATGAAGCCGTTATTGTACGTTTGCTGGATTGTCCACTCGAAGCCTATCTTAATCCTGCCAATATGCCCGGTTCGACCATTCCGCTTTCGGGTAACTTGGGATCAGCATAACGCGACGAATTCAGACAAATTGAGCAGAAAAAGAACATATGTACGGATTATATTTGTATGGTATAATATTCTTCTGGGGGTGACCTGATTTTGGCCAGAAGAAAAAAGAGGAAAAAAAAGGGCGCTGGTTTTAGTGGCGTTTTAAAATATGAAATTTACGGAATTGTGCTTATTACCCTTGCTGTCATAGCATTATCGGGTGAAGCCACCGTTGGACGTTCGCTTTCCAAGATGTTCGGACTGATGCTTGGTAAGTTTTATTTTGCGATTCCGCTTGTTGGTATTTATTATGGTCTCATGGTGATGATTCATCGGAAATGGCCGAGTGGCTGGACCACACGCAAAACAGGACTGGTATTGTTGGTCTTTGCCTTAACCCTGATGAGTACCGTCTCCGCAATGCACCAGAAGCTCATTCCGGTTGGTGCGCTTGAGCCTGGTGCTGTGATTACACAGGTACATAATGATATGCAAACCGAGTTGTTAACCCCTGTTGTACCAGGGGAGAGGGACTCCATGCTTAACAAGGATATCAGCGGTGGTTATCTCGGAGCTGGGCAATTCGCTCTTTTCCTGTGGCTGTTCGGCAGTCTGGGTGCGAGACTCATCATGATTGTCATGTTTGTCATCAGTTTTATGTTGATTACGAGTCTATCTTATGTGGATCTGATTCGAATATTCCGAACCAAGGTCTGGGATGCCGGGAGTTCGATGTACAAGAAGATGGAATCGCGGTCTTCTGCACGATCAGCTGTAACTTCTGATGGAAGGAAAAAAGGTAACGCTCGTAAAGTGGTACCTGTTCCTGTTGAAGATGATGAAGACGAGTACGAGGATGAATTAGAGGAACAACATTTGCCAAAACGAAAAGCCCCAATATTCTTTCAGCTTTTTGGAAAATGGGGAGCTAATCGAGAGCAAGAGACATCAGGACGTGAAATGGATGAGGTCGATTCAGTTGAAACAGAACAGATTGTATACCGCGCCGAGCAAGATCACAATGTAGAGACGTGGCAGGATGCAACCGAAGACGTAGCGAACAAATCAGCTTCATCACATGTTCCGGTTCAGGCCAAACCTAACTCAGCGCCGATCATTCGAGACTTTTTTGAGCATGTCAGAGCCGAAGATGCAAGCATTGAAGATGATTTGGACGATGCTTATCCTTTCCCTGATGATCTCGCTGATCCAAACGTAGTTCAACAGGGCGAACATGACATTAAAATAACGGATGAACTTGTAGAGACAGAGTGGTCAGCATCCGGTGCAGGTATGGACGAGCTGAATGCTGAGGATGGGCTTCAGAGTGGAGAAGAAGTGCCTAATGATGCAATGTTGGGAGCAGATACTCCAACTCCTGAAGGGCAGGACACACAACCAGTGAAACCACCACCCCCTCCTCCGAAGCCTTACAAGCTGCCATCCTTCCGTCTTCTTGCCAAGCCTAACAATGCGGGTAAGGCAGGCGACCAGAAGGATTATATGCAGACAGCGCGTAAGCTGGAAGCTACACTGGAAAGCTTCGGTGTTCGTGCCAAAGTACTTGAAGTGGTTCGGGGTCCTGCTGTTACAAGATATGAAATTCAGCCTGATATCGGTGTCAAGGTCAGCAGAATTGTCAGTCTGACTGATGACATTGCGTTGGCTCTGGCTGCAAAAGATATTCGGATGGAAGCGCCGATTCCCGGGAAGTCCGCTATAGGTATCGAGGTTCCTAATGGCGAGGTGTCGGTTGTAACGATGCGTGAAGTAATGGAGACGGCAACATTCCAGGATGCAGAATCCAAAGTGACCATTGCATTTGGCCGGGACATCTCCGGACAGACAATCATTGGTAACTTGGCTCGTATGCCCCATTTGCTGGTCGCGGGTGCGACAGGTTCCGGTAAGTCTGTGTGTATTAACGGAATTATTACCAGCATATTGTACAAAGCAAAGCCGGATGAAGTGAAGTTCCTGATGGTCGATCCCAAGATGGTTGAGTTGAACGTATATAACGGCATTCCTCATCTGATGGCGCCAGTTGTAACTGATCCCAAACGAGCGTCACTTGCTCTCAAAAAGATTGTGGTCGAGATGGAGAAACGATATGAACTGTTCTCCAAATCAGGTACACGTAACGTCGAGGGTTACAACAATCTGATGAAAGACAATCCTGCGGCTGTTCTGCCTTATATTGTTGTCATTGTGGATGAGCTTGCAGATCTCATGATGGTTGCAGCCGGAGATGTTGAGGATGCCATTGCGCGACTCGCTCAGATGGCTCGTGCAGCCGGAATCCATCTGATTATTGCCACCCAACGTCCGTCTGTTGACGTTATTACCGGGGTAATCAAGGCTAACATTCCATCTCGAATTGCCTTCGGCGTATCTTCACAAGTGGATTCCCGAACGATTCTGGATATGGGTGGGGCTGAGAAGCTGTTGGGTCGTGGAGACATGTTGTTCATGCCTATGGGTGCATCCAAACCGGTTCGTGTACAAGGTGCCTTTATGAGCGATGAAGAAGTCGAGAATATTGTAAACTATGTACGGGGTCAAGGTGAAGCGCAGTATGATGAGTCCATTGTACCTGAAGTGGATGATTCCATTCAGGCGGCAGATGAAGTACAGGATGAGTTATATGAGCAAGCGGTACAGATTATTTTGGAGGCAAAACAAGCGTCAGTCTCCCTATTGCAACGTCGTATGCGGGTTGGTTACACACGTGCAGCGCGTTTAATTGACTCCATGGAAGCCCGGGGGGTCATCGGTCCTTACGAGGGTAGCAAACCACGGGAAGTGCTGGTATCACTTGAACAGTATCAACAGAATAAAATAAGCTCATAGTGACTTGGAGCATCGGTCGTTTAAGCCCTCAACCTATTGGTTGGGGGCTTTTTGTATGCTCTGCAGACTGAAGTTTTGCCATCTACTCCAAAGATCGGATGATTTGGTGCATAGGAAACAAGCAGGCTTGTCATAATAACCTTAGCGATTCTGTTAATCCCACAAGAGAAAGGTAGAGCACAGTCGATGCGAAAAATGAACCTATGGCTTTTCACTGCTATTTTGCTGATATCCGCATTGGGAATCCGTTATTTGCTTCCTGGGAATACAGCAACGGAAAGTTCAGCCGAGCGTACACCGCAGGTAGAAGAAAAGGCCTTGCCTACGTTTAGCAGCAATACAGTGAAATATGGAAGTTACGGTCAGGATGTATATGAGCTTCAGGGACGTCTGAAGTATCTGGGATTTTACAATGGTAAAATCGACAGTAATTTTGGCAGCAGCACATTGAAATCCGTCAAATGGTTTCAATCCGAGTTTGGCATGAAGGCAGATGGGGTGGTTGGAGCTGAAACCAAGCTCAAGCTGTACAATGCGTCAACCAAATGGTCGCCAACAGAACCGCCGCTACACAAGGAATCCTCTGGTGGGGGTGGAGGAAGCAACAACAATACGGCAGATAAAGAGCAAGACAATATGGGATCTGCCAATGCACTCCGTCTCTCCGAGAATGAACTCAAGATTATGGCTAACGCCGTATATGGTGAAGCCCGGGGTGAACCGTTTGAAGGTCAAGTCGCAGTAGCGGCAGTTATTCTGAATCGCGTAAAATCCCCAAGCTTTCCGAGTACACCCTCAGGGGTAATTTTTCAACCCGGTGCATTTACAGCTGTAGCGGACGGACAGATCTATCTAGAACCAAACGCACAAGCCAAGAAGGCAGTTGAGCAGGCCCTGAATGGCTGGGACCCATCCGGTGGTTGTCTCTATTATTTTAATCCCAAGACAGCAACATCCAAATGGATCTGGACCCGTCCACAGGTGAAAACAATCGGGCAGCATATTTTTTGTATGTGATGATGTTGGAAGCAACCAGAAGGCGTGACTTCGGTTGCTTCTTGCCTTTTGAATGGGTTAAAATGGTTGTTACATTTAGCGTAATACGATTGCATGACAAATGACGCCGTAAAGGGGTTTTGACATTTGAATACATCAGGATTCGAACGAGGCAGCAAGAGAGAGTTTCGTATACATGTGCTTCCGACTAAACGTTTCAAAACGTTTGCTATATCGCTATATGCAGGTGTTCCCTTACGAGAAGATACAGTAACCAAAGTAGCGCTGACACCTTTTGTACTACGACGGGGGACGGAGTCCTATCCGGAAACAACGCAATTTCGTGAACAGCTGGAGCATCTGTATGGAGCCGGTTTTGGTTTTGACGTCTATAAACGCGGGGATTATCAGATAGTACAGTTTCGGATGGATACCATTAATGACTCCTTTGTTGGAGGCGATGAGCAGTTGCTGGATCGGTCATTTGCCTTCCTGGGAGAGGTTCTTACCCAACCTGCACAGGAGAACGGACATTTCAGGACGTCGTATGTACAAGCAGAGCGAGAGACGGTTCGGAAAAAGCTGGAGTCCATCGTTAATGATAAAATGCGGTATGCCGCTGAACGCAGTATCGAGGAAATGTGCAAGAACGAGCCGTACCGTCTTCACCCCCTGGGTGAGCGAAAGGATCTGCCCGGGATTGAGCCTGACATACTGACTGCGTCTTATCAGGAGTGGCTGCAACAGGCGAGTATGGATCTGTATGTGGTAGGGGATACGACACTGGAGGAGGTGGAGAACCTTGTTCAACGTCATTTCAATGTAGATCGAACCTCCTCCTCCGATTACCAGGCACAGGCGGCAGTTCGAGGAAATAAGGAAGTAGAGACCGTTGTTGAGCGACTGAATGTGAGTCAAGGAAAACTCAATATGGGACTCCGTACATCGATTACTTATGGAGATCCTCAGTATGCAGCGGCACTCATGTACAACGGGATTCTCGGTGGGTATCCTCATTCCAAACTGTTTGTTAATGTTCGTGAAAAAGAAAGCCTGGCGTATTACGCTTCTTCGCGATATGACGGACATAAGGGCATTGCCACGATTCAATCCGGAATTGAAATCCCTAATTATGAGAAGGCTGTCACCATCATCAAGCAGCAGCTGGAGGAAATGAAAAGCGGTACAATCAGTGATCTGGAAATGTCCCAGACCAAAGCAATGATTCGTAACCTGCTTAAGGAGATGCAGGATTCTGCTTTTGAGATGATCGCTTATGATTTCAATCGACAGTTGTCTGGCAAAGAGAGAACAGCTGAAGAACTGCTAGCTCAGGTAGAACATATTAGCAAGGAAGATGTTCGTGAGGCGGCAGAACAGTTCCGTCTGGATACGATTTATTTCTTGCGGGACGAGAAGGAGGAATAGTCGGTGGAGAGCATTCGGTATGAACATTTGCAGGAGACACTATATTACGAAGTAATGGATAACGGACTGCATGTCTATATTTTGCCTAAACCGGGATTCCAGAAAACGTATGCTACGTTTGCAACCAAGTATGGATCGGTGGATAATCATTTTCAGGTTGAGGGACAGGAAGCAGTCAAGGTTCCGGATGGAATTGCCCATTTTCTGGAGCACAAAATGTTTGAAGAACCCACAGGCGATATTTTTGCAACATTTGCGTCTCACGGTGCCTCAGCTAACGCATTTACGAGCTTCGATCAGACGGTTTATTTGTTTTCAGCGACCGAATATGTGAATGAAAATATACAAACATTAGTTGACTTTGTGCAAAATCCTTACTTCACGGATCAAAATGTGGAAAAGGAAAAAGGCATTATTGGGCAGGAAATTGATATGTATGCTGACAATCCGGATTGGCGAGTTTATTTTGGATTGATCGAAGCCATGTATCAGACACATCCGGTGCATATCGATATTGCAGGAACGGTGGAATCCATTCGTACGATTACCAAAGAGATGTTGTATGAGTGCTATAACACCTTCTATCACCCGAGTAATATGCTCTTATTCGTGGTAGGTGGTGTAGATCCACAGGAAGTGATTGATATGGTTCGTTCGAACCAAGAACAGAAGGATTATAAGCCACAGGGGAGTATCGAACGTTTCTTCGAACCGGAGCCAGAGCGAGTAGGAGAAGCCAGACGGGAAGCAAAACTGGCTGTTTCACTGCCAAAATGTCTCTTTGGATTCAAGGAGACGGACATTGGACTTACTGGAGAAAAATTGTTGCGGCGGGATATGACAACGCAACTGATGATGGATCTTTTGTTTGGTTCAAGCACACGATTATTTCAGAAGCTCTATGATGAAGATCTGATCTCGGACAGCTTTGGACATGAGTATAACAGTTCGCCGCAATATGCGTTTTCAGCTATTGGTGGTGACACGAAAGATCCGGATCAACTGCTGGCACGTATACGTGAAGAAGTGGATGCCATTGTAGAAAAGGGGTTCGAATCCACGGATTTTGAACGTGCACGCAAAAAGAAAATAGGCGGATATTTGCGTATGCTCAATTCTCCGGAGAACATTGCGCATGAATTTACACGTCAGCAATTCCGTGGCGGTGATTTCTTCAATATGCTTCCGCTCTATGAATCGATTACACTGGAAGATGTAAATCTCAGACTGAGAGAGCATATTCGCTGGGATCAACTGGCTGTATCGCTAGTCGTGAGTCCTTGATATGGAGAGGGGAACAGGACAATTGAAGGCAATTGGGGAAATGACTGTACTGGTGACTGGAGCAAGCGGTGGCATCGGAGCCGCTATCGCAGAACGTTTCGCCAGAGTGGGAATGAATGTTGTTATACACTATATGAAATCGCATGAGGCAGCGAATGAAGCTGCCAGACGGTGCATGGAACAGGGCAGTGGGAGAATCATGACGGTGTCTGCGGATCTTCGCAGCCGGGAACAGATTGAACGTATGCGTGAGAAGCTGGAGTCACACAATCTCATGCCAGATATCCTCGTGAACAATGCAGGAATCTCGCACTATGGGATGTTGTCTGATGTTACAGAGGAGATCTGGGATGAAGTGATGGCCATTAATCTCAAAGGCACGTTTATGTGTACACAGGAAATGATGCCTCACATGATCTCCCAAAGGTATGGTCGAATCATTAATGTATCGTCGATCTGGGGGCTGTCTGGTGCCTCTTGCGAGGTGTTGTATTCCACAACCAAGGGCGGGGTGAATGCATTCACCAAGGCACTTGCAAAAGAACTCGCACCTTCCGGAGTAACCGTAAATGCTGTGGCTCCTGGCGCCGTTCAGACATCCATGTTGAACCATCTGGATCAGAGTGAACTGAAGATGCTGGAAGAGGAAATTCCGGCAGGAAGACTTGCTCAACCTGATGAAATCTCATCACTGGTTTATTTTCTGGCCCTCCCTGAATCGGGGTATATCAATGGGCAGATTATCAGTCCAAATGGCGGTTGGTTAACGTAAGCAGCAAGTAAACTTGAGTGGCTATGAACGAAACAAGTGAAGGTTGGCCGAGAAGCATCCGTCTTCCGGATTATTTTCAAAATGCTCGTATATAAAATGCTTCGAAAGCACATATTACAACTGTTGATTTTAAATCTCATGCGTCATCTAAGGAGGATTTATCATGTCAACAGAAAAAACAGTGCTCTCCAGCTTTGACACATGGAAGAAGTTCCTGGGTGACCGCGTACTGCAAGCAGAGAAGATGGGGATGAGTGAAGAAACCATCAACAAACTTGCGTATGAAATCGGCGATTTCCTTGATGAGAAAGTCGATCCGGCGAACCATTCCAACCGGGCATTGAAAGAGTTATGGGATGTCGGCGATGCAGATGAGCGTCGTACGATCGCGTGCCTGATGGTCAAATTGGCCAAACAAAACGCATAAGATTACAGATGAAGAGCTCCCGCAAGGGGGCTTTTCTCTAATGATTACAAACGGATTACAGAGCTGTTCTTGTAATTCATTTTCATTTTATATATCATTAACGTGACCCATTTTTAGAAGATGTCTCAGTTTGCTGTCCAGTGGACACGTTCTGTTGCTGTCGAATAATGTGGAATAATGCATTACGGGGTGTTGAAATGGAATCTAAACAATGGTACATGGAATATAAAATACATAAGAACAGACCCGGTTTGTTAGGCGATATTGCCTCTATGCTGGGGATGCTTGAAGTGAATATATTGACCATTAACGGTGTGGAAGGCAAAACGCGAGGTATGCTACTTGAATCGGATGATGATGAGAAAATCCGTTTGCTTGGTGAAATGCTCGGCAAAGTCAACAGCATCACCGTATCGGCTTTGCGTCAACCTAAATTGGTGGATATTTTGGCTGTGCGTCATGGCAGATATATTGACCGTGACTCGGATGATCGCAAGACATTTCGTTTCACACGAGATGAACTTGGGTTACTTGTGGACTTTTTGGGTGAAGTATTTAAGAGGGAAGGCAATCAGGTCATCGGTTTGCGCGGAATGCCTCGTGTTGGTAAAACGGAGTCCATTATTGCGGGCAGCGTATGTGCGATGAAGCGATGGACTTTTGTTTCCTCCACACTTCTTCGTCAGACGATAAGAAGTCAAATGTCCGAAGACGAATTGAACCCGAACAATGTTTTCATCATTGATGGAATTGTAAGTACGATTCGTTCCAGTGAGCGGCATTACAATTTGTTGCAGGATATTATGTCGATGCCAAGTACAAAGGTTATCGAACATCCGGATATTTTTGTGCAGGAATCCGAATATGATTTTAATGATTTTGATATTATTATTGAATTGCGCAATATTCCAAATGAAGAAATTATTTATGATACGTTTACGGCAAGCTATACCGACGAACTGTAAGGCTCCGTACGGAATCATGGAATAGATTAGCAACAACTCATGAGATAAACATAAGGAGGAGATGGCATGTCTGAACTGGGTCAGCAGTTAAGAGAGGCCCGGCTGCAAAAAGGGATGAGTCTTGACGATGTACAGGAAATGACAAAAATTCGCAAGAGGTATCTAGAGGCCATAGAAGCAGGAGACTATAAAGTGCTGCCGGGTAGCTTCTATGTGCGTGCTTTCATTAAAACCTATGCGGAGACCGTTGGACTGAACCCTGATGAGCTGCTGGAGGGGCACAAAAAAGACGTACCGGCAGAAGAGGCGGAAGCAACGATGGAACCGGTAATACAGAAGCGTTCCAGCCGTCCGGTTGAGCGTAGTAATCGATGGATGTCTGTCGCACTGATGTGGACATTCCCTGTTTTGATTGTAGTACTGTTGTATGTATACGTGGTGTATAACAATGGTGATGAAACGGATAATCAAGGACTTGATTCGGTCAAAATTACAGACAGTCAACAACAGCCTGAAGATAAACCGGATCAGCCTGCCGACAACGGACAGGCATCTAATCCGCCTGCAACAGACTCAGGCACTGATGGTAAGGGTGAAGGCGACGCTGGCGGTAACGGTGGCGGAACAGACACGGAAGGTCAAACTGATGGTCAAACTGATGGCCAAACAGACGGTCAGACGGGAGAAAATCAGGAAGAACCGACAGATAATTCATCGTCTGCTGTAACGGTTGCAGAAGATGGGAAGTCAGGCAATATTACGAACTTCAAAGTTAACGGAAGTGCAGGCAAACCTGTAACGGTTACGATCAAAGCCACAGGTCATAGCTGGCTGGAAGTATACAAGGGCGAGAACTCCAGCGGAGAGAAGTTGGAGTATGGTAACACAGCCGAAGGCGACAGCTATACTTTTGAGCTGGATAGTGCAGGCATGTACATTAAGTCCGGTTACGCTGCAGCGACCACGATTGAGGTTGGCGGGCAAGTTGTAACGGATGGTAAGGCAACCAATCGGATCCGTTTGAAGCTTGGTGAAGACACTGGCAATACTGCTACTTCCACAGGTGCTGAAAATGGTTCAACGGACACTACAGAGGGTACCACTGGTAGCGAATAACCCGGTCAACTGCAGGAGACAATAACTGTGTCTTAACTTGCAGTTAACTTTTGGTGAAGTGAGGTGGATGGCTGTGACAGTCAGCTGGATCGTAACGGGTTTAGGGATCATTGTCAGCCTCCTGGGTTATTATCTGACTCCAAGTGCTTGGGGTTACGGAATATTGGGGTTTGGACTTGCACATGTGCTTTTGGGTGTGCTCGATATGTTCAGACAGCCCAACCGCAGCCGCTATTAGTTGGAAGCTGGACCAGCAAGCATTTTTGGCAGCCACTTCAGGTGGAAGCCAAAAATG of Paenibacillus sp. FSL R5-0517 contains these proteins:
- the sleB gene encoding spore cortex-lytic enzyme, translating into MRKMNLWLFTAILLISALGIRYLLPGNTATESSAERTPQVEEKALPTFSSNTVKYGSYGQDVYELQGRLKYLGFYNGKIDSNFGSSTLKSVKWFQSEFGMKADGVVGAETKLKLYNASTKWSPTEPPLHKESSGGGGGSNNNTADKEQDNMGSANALRLSENELKIMANAVYGEARGEPFEGQVAVAAVILNRVKSPSFPSTPSGVIFQPGAFTAVADGQIYLEPNAQAKKAVEQALNGWDPSGGCLYYFNPKTATSKWIWTRPQVKTIGQHIFCM
- a CDS encoding RodZ domain-containing protein → MSELGQQLREARLQKGMSLDDVQEMTKIRKRYLEAIEAGDYKVLPGSFYVRAFIKTYAETVGLNPDELLEGHKKDVPAEEAEATMEPVIQKRSSRPVERSNRWMSVALMWTFPVLIVVLLYVYVVYNNGDETDNQGLDSVKITDSQQQPEDKPDQPADNGQASNPPATDSGTDGKGEGDAGGNGGGTDTEGQTDGQTDGQTDGQTGENQEEPTDNSSSAVTVAEDGKSGNITNFKVNGSAGKPVTVTIKATGHSWLEVYKGENSSGEKLEYGNTAEGDSYTFELDSAGMYIKSGYAAATTIEVGGQVVTDGKATNRIRLKLGEDTGNTATSTGAENGSTDTTEGTTGSE
- a CDS encoding DUF3243 domain-containing protein, yielding MSTEKTVLSSFDTWKKFLGDRVLQAEKMGMSEETINKLAYEIGDFLDEKVDPANHSNRALKELWDVGDADERRTIACLMVKLAKQNA
- a CDS encoding pitrilysin family protein yields the protein MESIRYEHLQETLYYEVMDNGLHVYILPKPGFQKTYATFATKYGSVDNHFQVEGQEAVKVPDGIAHFLEHKMFEEPTGDIFATFASHGASANAFTSFDQTVYLFSATEYVNENIQTLVDFVQNPYFTDQNVEKEKGIIGQEIDMYADNPDWRVYFGLIEAMYQTHPVHIDIAGTVESIRTITKEMLYECYNTFYHPSNMLLFVVGGVDPQEVIDMVRSNQEQKDYKPQGSIERFFEPEPERVGEARREAKLAVSLPKCLFGFKETDIGLTGEKLLRRDMTTQLMMDLLFGSSTRLFQKLYDEDLISDSFGHEYNSSPQYAFSAIGGDTKDPDQLLARIREEVDAIVEKGFESTDFERARKKKIGGYLRMLNSPENIAHEFTRQQFRGGDFFNMLPLYESITLEDVNLRLREHIRWDQLAVSLVVSP
- a CDS encoding YlzJ-like family protein, translating into MTLYTVMPPEQLWSGMWKEGEDTREIKMNGLLMQVRPVNDNEAVIVRLLDCPLEAYLNPANMPGSTIPLSGNLGSA
- a CDS encoding ATP-dependent Clp protease proteolytic subunit translates to MNERMNGKQASKSNQPEVEAPEIPIQEDKNISPVTETIQQFGQTQSPAGESNIFCMTIIGQVEGHLILPPQNKTTKYEHIIPQLVAAEQNQRIEGILIILNTVGGDVEAGLAIAEMIASLSKPTVTVVIGGGHSIGVPIAVASTYSLIAGSATMTIHPIRMNGLVIGVPQTFEYMEKMQERVVRFVTSHSNISEEMFKELMFKTGELNRDIGTAVGSADAVKYGLMDAVGGIGQAIAQLNQLIGDKRQTLQAGGYTQ
- a CDS encoding DUF3388 domain-containing protein; this translates as MESKQWYMEYKIHKNRPGLLGDIASMLGMLEVNILTINGVEGKTRGMLLESDDDEKIRLLGEMLGKVNSITVSALRQPKLVDILAVRHGRYIDRDSDDRKTFRFTRDELGLLVDFLGEVFKREGNQVIGLRGMPRVGKTESIIAGSVCAMKRWTFVSSTLLRQTIRSQMSEDELNPNNVFIIDGIVSTIRSSERHYNLLQDIMSMPSTKVIEHPDIFVQESEYDFNDFDIIIELRNIPNEEIIYDTFTASYTDEL
- the fabG gene encoding 3-oxoacyl-ACP reductase FabG encodes the protein MERGTGQLKAIGEMTVLVTGASGGIGAAIAERFARVGMNVVIHYMKSHEAANEAARRCMEQGSGRIMTVSADLRSREQIERMREKLESHNLMPDILVNNAGISHYGMLSDVTEEIWDEVMAINLKGTFMCTQEMMPHMISQRYGRIINVSSIWGLSGASCEVLYSTTKGGVNAFTKALAKELAPSGVTVNAVAPGAVQTSMLNHLDQSELKMLEEEIPAGRLAQPDEISSLVYFLALPESGYINGQIISPNGGWLT
- a CDS encoding pitrilysin family protein, with product MNTSGFERGSKREFRIHVLPTKRFKTFAISLYAGVPLREDTVTKVALTPFVLRRGTESYPETTQFREQLEHLYGAGFGFDVYKRGDYQIVQFRMDTINDSFVGGDEQLLDRSFAFLGEVLTQPAQENGHFRTSYVQAERETVRKKLESIVNDKMRYAAERSIEEMCKNEPYRLHPLGERKDLPGIEPDILTASYQEWLQQASMDLYVVGDTTLEEVENLVQRHFNVDRTSSSDYQAQAAVRGNKEVETVVERLNVSQGKLNMGLRTSITYGDPQYAAALMYNGILGGYPHSKLFVNVREKESLAYYASSRYDGHKGIATIQSGIEIPNYEKAVTIIKQQLEEMKSGTISDLEMSQTKAMIRNLLKEMQDSAFEMIAYDFNRQLSGKERTAEELLAQVEHISKEDVREAAEQFRLDTIYFLRDEKEE
- a CDS encoding DNA translocase FtsK 4TM domain-containing protein, yielding MARRKKRKKKGAGFSGVLKYEIYGIVLITLAVIALSGEATVGRSLSKMFGLMLGKFYFAIPLVGIYYGLMVMIHRKWPSGWTTRKTGLVLLVFALTLMSTVSAMHQKLIPVGALEPGAVITQVHNDMQTELLTPVVPGERDSMLNKDISGGYLGAGQFALFLWLFGSLGARLIMIVMFVISFMLITSLSYVDLIRIFRTKVWDAGSSMYKKMESRSSARSAVTSDGRKKGNARKVVPVPVEDDEDEYEDELEEQHLPKRKAPIFFQLFGKWGANREQETSGREMDEVDSVETEQIVYRAEQDHNVETWQDATEDVANKSASSHVPVQAKPNSAPIIRDFFEHVRAEDASIEDDLDDAYPFPDDLADPNVVQQGEHDIKITDELVETEWSASGAGMDELNAEDGLQSGEEVPNDAMLGADTPTPEGQDTQPVKPPPPPPKPYKLPSFRLLAKPNNAGKAGDQKDYMQTARKLEATLESFGVRAKVLEVVRGPAVTRYEIQPDIGVKVSRIVSLTDDIALALAAKDIRMEAPIPGKSAIGIEVPNGEVSVVTMREVMETATFQDAESKVTIAFGRDISGQTIIGNLARMPHLLVAGATGSGKSVCINGIITSILYKAKPDEVKFLMVDPKMVELNVYNGIPHLMAPVVTDPKRASLALKKIVVEMEKRYELFSKSGTRNVEGYNNLMKDNPAAVLPYIVVIVDELADLMMVAAGDVEDAIARLAQMARAAGIHLIIATQRPSVDVITGVIKANIPSRIAFGVSSQVDSRTILDMGGAEKLLGRGDMLFMPMGASKPVRVQGAFMSDEEVENIVNYVRGQGEAQYDESIVPEVDDSIQAADEVQDELYEQAVQIILEAKQASVSLLQRRMRVGYTRAARLIDSMEARGVIGPYEGSKPREVLVSLEQYQQNKISS